From Drosophila santomea strain STO CAGO 1482 chromosome 2R, Prin_Dsan_1.1, whole genome shotgun sequence:
AGTTGTCCCCACGAACGGCTGCCTATATGTTGgtgcctctctctctctgcttCTACATACTCcctatatacgagtatgtgatGTTTTAATTAAGGCAACCGACGACGACTGCGACTACGACGACTGTCCGGTCGGCGCGTCGCCAGTTAGCAGGCACAACTATCGGTCAATAACTTGGCCCAGGCACGCGCCACATACAGTGAAGCCTCAGTAGGCTAAACGTTAGATAACCCTAGATAACAGTGTGATGGGTATTTTAATCCATTTATAGTTACAATAGGCACATTTCACTTCAACTGTAATTCATTAGCTGACTGCTTTTCTAATCATTTGAAGAAGACTTGTAGCTATGGAATTTTATTAGATTCGAGCGCAACGAAGTTCCACTGTGCACCTTCGGAGGTCCGACTATGTGTGCGGTGGTGTTTATTTAGGGCTGAGGCAAGAGTCAGCGCATAAAAGAGTTGCTTGATTGCTGGGCAAACGGAgccgaaattgaattttactCGCCATCTAACTGGGCGAATGTTCAATTATGCGAGGACAAACGAGTTTTTTGCATGACCATCGCAAAAGGCCGGAAAGAAATGGGTAATCTTGGGAGCGGCTGCCTTGGTATGCTTCGGTCTTCTCGGTCAGCTCATCCATTCCGTTTTCCTGGCACATTTAATTGCAGCAATCAAATGGCTTTCGGGGCGGTGGCCACCTGGGAAATTTCCACTGGcgcatacatatatcatttcATTTGCCTTTAATTTGACACATGACGTGGGGGCATTCCGGGTGCGGGGACCTCGACTTCCTCCTCCTGTTGCTGCCATTTGCAAAATGGCCGCCCTAACTGTTGTTGTCTAACAAAATGGCCGCCTTACGTCTTCCGCTCAACAGccagcacacaaaaaaaaaatagagcccatatactcacacacacaccctgCCGGAGAACCTAGAGTTCATTGGTTTCTGAGCGGCATTTTTCACTTGCTCTGGCAAATGACTTTGGCCACATGCTGGGTCCCGCTTCTCCCCACTGACTCCCACATTTTCTCGCATTTTCCCCGCCCGTGGCAAGTCGCTAAGCTGGGCTAAGTTGAGCGCTTTTCCGCTGCCGGCGTTGCCTTTTCTTTGTCCTTTGGCATCCAGCGACGTTGCGAGGACTTTCCTTGTTGCGcagcaaaaacttttgcattaTGAAATTGTAAATGTTAGCCGACAGACAATCAGAAAGTAACTCGTCAGCCAGGTGGCtgtaatatttgttttctaaCCAAAATCGAAGAATTAGCTCAGTCCAGCTAGAACAGAACTAAATACTTCACAAACAGATCTTAACAATATTTGAAAACATAtctcattttaaaatattaagtcATCTTTCTGAATTAACCACCTTAAGCTGACAGCAAGGTCACACTTTACATTCTAGTGTTACCAACTGAATTAATGAAACAGTCTTACCCAAGTACAAAATGTATTGTCCTTTTAATGCTTAAAACTAGCACGTGTTTAACAGTGTAACTACGCACTTCGGTTGCCTCGAGCTGTCCGAACGTTTTAGAAAAATCGTTTGCAGTTTGCCAAggagaaaaacaaacttttcaCCCCTTAAACGAATTTtcatctatatatatttggtttGTGGTGTGAGGAATTAAATTCTTATCTTTTGTGCAAAGTTTTCGCAAAGCATTTGTTTTATCAACTTATGCTATTTCCATTGCTCGACTTAAGTCGATTTCTCCCTGAAcgaaggcaaacaaataaatgaagCCTGTATACATACAatctttagcatttttatttaatttaatttttattatccACATTAACGTCAAAATACGTATTAAGGCGTGCTCTCCACACATCATCGGTGGCCATCTTAATACTAAACATGTAGTTTCCGATTGGTAGGGGAATTCTCGCGAACATTTGATCGGTCAAGACAAAGTCCTTTACAACTATGTCATGCTATTAAAAGTATAGGAGGAATGTGTTGCTAATAAAGGCTGATAGAATAAATAAGATTATTACTTACGTTATAAGGACAAGAATGATTGAAGTTAGTGAACGGCTTCAAAGCGATGTGAATGTAATGGACAATATTCATAGGATTGGGATGTTTCATGTAGTGGCATAAGTCCACCGTGACATTGAATAAAAACGGATGGTATCCCGACAACTTCTTATAGACAGCAAAGTTAACAGAGATTTTTTCAACGGGTAGCTTCAGGATTTTTATGTACACGTTCTCTGCGATTATACCACGACCCAAAACTTTGAGATTACAAATAGGGAACTCT
This genomic window contains:
- the LOC120444734 gene encoding uncharacterized protein LOC120444734; the protein is MSFTMIRVFCTLLLALELRGQSVTRHTNVKCEVLDKSFVEFPICNLKVLGRGIIAENVYIKILKLPVEKISVNFAVYKKLSGYHPFLFNVTVDLCHYMKHPNPMNIVHYIHIALKPFTNFNHSCPYNVSNNQHDIVVKDFVLTDQMFARIPLPIGNYMFSIKMATDDVWRARLNTYFDVNVDNKN